Proteins encoded within one genomic window of Anastrepha ludens isolate Willacy chromosome 4, idAnaLude1.1, whole genome shotgun sequence:
- the LOC128861422 gene encoding endocuticle structural protein SgAbd-6 — protein MKMKTQIIYSCALILLVQSIHAMVIENLDNGEQLLHFGFKTENGQSRTEDIKYNNTHNEVVHDDDDEKNEKAAATTVTPVEYRGGYSFISADGYEYTVLYKANKNGFQPYVTARKLRGDKI, from the exons atgaaaatgaaGACGCAAATC ATTTACAGCTGCGCTTTAATTTTATTGGTGCAATCCATACACGCGATGGTCATAGAAAACCTTGACAATGGCGAGCAGTTGCTGCACTTCGG CTTCAAAACAGAGAATGGCCAATCGCGTACAGAGGacataaaatacaataacacACACAATGAAGTAGttcatgatgatgatgatgagaagAATGAGAAGGCTGCTGCAACAACTGTGACACCTGTGGAGTATCGAGGCGGCTATAGTTTCATTTCTGCCGATGGGTATGAATACACTGTGCTTTATAAGGCAAACAAAAACGGATTTCAACCCTATGTAACAGCGCGCAAGTTACGGGGTGATAAAATTTGA